The DNA sequence GCAAATCAACTCTTATTATGTTCATGGCTATAATTACGGACTTGGATATATTGCATCTGTACTCAAAAGTAATGGATTTAATGTTAAGTATTTTTCTATTTGGAATTTGAGTGATATTGAAAATTTTTATAGCGGCATTAATTTAGATAAACCAGAAGTTATTGGATTTTCTGCAACGAGCTCGCAGTTTCCTTATTTAAAAGAAATCTCAAAAAATATTAAGTCTTTTTCAAACTCATATTTAATTTGCGGTGGTGCGCATACAACACTCCAACCGGAATCCATAAATCAAATTCCGGAACTTGATGCAATTGCTGTTGGCGAAGGTGAATATGCAATGCTGGATTTGGCGAACGCAATTCAGAATAAATCAGATTTTACTCAAATTAAAAATCTTTGGGTTAGAAAAGGAAATGAAATTGTAAAAAATCCGGTTAGACCATTAGTTGAAAATTTGAATCTTCTTCCATTTCCGGATAAAGAAACGTTAGATTATCAAAAAATTCTTGATATAAGCAAAGGAAATAACAGATTTATTTTCAGCAGAGGATGCACTTTTAAATGTTCGTATTGTTCAAATAGTGCGCTGTCTTCGGTTTATCCGAACAAAAATAAGTATTATCGATTTATGGAACCGGAACTTGCAATTGAACAAATTAGAAATGATCACGAAAAATATAAATTTAAGTTTATTACATTTGATGATGATACAATTTCGCTGAATAAAAAATGGTTTTTCACTTTTTTTGAGCTTTACAAAAAGAATTTCAATTATCCCTTTAGGTGTAATTTACGAATTGAAACAGTTGATGAAGATGTTGTAAAATTATTGAAAGAAGCCGGCGCGAGAAATATTGGAATAGGTTTGGAACATGGAAATGAAGAATTTAGAAGAAAAGTTCTAAATAGAAAAATGTCAAATGAGCAAATAAAACATGTATTTTCTTTAGTAAATAAATATGAAATTTCGCATGATGATTTTATTATGGTAGGATTTCCCGAAGAAAATCGAAAATTATTTTTTGATACTGTAAAATTATCAAGAGAAGTCGGAGCCAAAGGAAAACCATCAATTTTTCAGCCTTATCCCTCAACTAATTTAGCAAATATTTGTGAAACGAATAATTGGATGCCCAATAAAGAAGTATATAAAGAACGTTATGAAGCAGTAATAGATTTTCCAGAATTTAAAAAAGAAGACATACAATTAAGT is a window from the Ignavibacteriota bacterium genome containing:
- a CDS encoding B12-binding domain-containing radical SAM protein, with protein sequence MLIYLTYLQINSYYVHGYNYGLGYIASVLKSNGFNVKYFSIWNLSDIENFYSGINLDKPEVIGFSATSSQFPYLKEISKNIKSFSNSYLICGGAHTTLQPESINQIPELDAIAVGEGEYAMLDLANAIQNKSDFTQIKNLWVRKGNEIVKNPVRPLVENLNLLPFPDKETLDYQKILDISKGNNRFIFSRGCTFKCSYCSNSALSSVYPNKNKYYRFMEPELAIEQIRNDHEKYKFKFITFDDDTISLNKKWFFTFFELYKKNFNYPFRCNLRIETVDEDVVKLLKEAGARNIGIGLEHGNEEFRRKVLNRKMSNEQIKHVFSLVNKYEISHDDFIMVGFPEENRKLFFDTVKLSREVGAKGKPSIFQPYPSTNLANICETNNWMPNKEVYKERYEAVIDFPEFKKEDIQLSSEVFQFLIKYNFLPLFNVTIYLRILLYFSKVQNSTIHFAKQIRNKMKKYLNKFSEKKKKSALGTSIFDFKNSENISNI